In the Bacteroidota bacterium genome, one interval contains:
- a CDS encoding Nramp family divalent metal transporter, whose amino-acid sequence MLPNLLKVKKIRIQKPHTLWQTLGPGLITGAADDDPSGVATYSQAGAQIGTPILWTMLLTWPLMSAIQMVSAQIGRVTGRGLSANIRKYYGAKLAFPIMLLIFFANVFNLGADISAMGTATKMLIGGPARVYAVLLTLASVGLQIYIPYRKYARVLKWLTFVLFAYVGVVFFVRIPWQEVAIGTFLPSFSMDAGFVATFVAVLGTTISPYLFFWQSSQEVEEIRTHKHEHALRGHPLEAPLALRLMRNDTVTGMGISNLIAYFIMLATAATLHAHNITNIATAEQAALALRPLAGEFCYILFALGILGTGLLALPVLAGSAAFAVAEAMHYRSGLEKKPAQAKRFYGILAAATLLGIGLIYMGLNPIRALYWSAVINGVISAPIMMVIMIMASRERIMGEFTINRTWTTLGWIATLLMAVAVVIFFMTLI is encoded by the coding sequence ATGCTGCCCAACCTCCTAAAAGTGAAGAAGATCCGGATCCAAAAGCCGCATACCCTGTGGCAAACGCTTGGCCCTGGGCTAATTACCGGCGCGGCGGATGACGATCCGAGTGGCGTTGCGACTTACTCGCAAGCCGGCGCGCAGATCGGGACACCGATCCTCTGGACGATGCTGCTGACCTGGCCGCTGATGTCAGCCATCCAAATGGTGAGCGCACAGATCGGCCGCGTGACGGGTCGAGGTCTTTCGGCAAACATTCGAAAGTACTACGGGGCGAAGCTGGCGTTCCCGATCATGCTTTTAATCTTCTTCGCCAACGTCTTCAATCTCGGCGCGGATATCAGCGCAATGGGCACGGCCACGAAGATGCTCATCGGCGGTCCGGCACGTGTATACGCAGTGCTGCTGACGCTGGCATCGGTCGGATTGCAGATCTATATCCCCTACCGCAAATATGCGCGGGTGCTGAAGTGGCTTACGTTTGTCCTATTCGCGTATGTGGGTGTCGTGTTCTTCGTCCGAATCCCGTGGCAGGAGGTTGCGATTGGTACGTTCCTTCCCTCGTTTTCGATGGACGCGGGATTTGTCGCGACGTTTGTCGCGGTGCTTGGTACGACGATCAGTCCCTATCTGTTCTTCTGGCAGTCGTCGCAGGAGGTCGAGGAGATTCGCACGCACAAGCACGAGCACGCCTTGCGAGGACACCCGTTGGAAGCCCCGCTTGCGCTCCGGCTCATGCGCAACGACACTGTGACCGGGATGGGGATCTCGAATCTGATCGCGTACTTTATCATGCTGGCCACCGCCGCAACGCTGCACGCGCACAACATCACGAATATCGCGACGGCCGAACAAGCTGCGCTGGCATTGCGTCCGCTGGCCGGAGAGTTTTGCTACATCTTGTTCGCCCTTGGCATTTTGGGCACGGGATTGCTCGCGCTTCCGGTGCTAGCAGGCTCGGCTGCGTTCGCGGTGGCCGAAGCGATGCACTACCGATCTGGCCTCGAGAAGAAGCCAGCGCAAGCGAAGCGGTTCTATGGAATCCTCGCCGCTGCAACGCTGCTGGGCATTGGCCTGATTTACATGGGCCTGAATCCGATTCGCGCCCTCTATTGGTCGGCCGTCATCAACGGCGTCATCTCGGCGCCGATCATGATGGTCATCATGATCATGGCCTCCCGGGAGCGAATCATGGGCGAGTTCACCATCAACCGGACCTGGACGACGCTCGGCTGGATCGCGACACTGCTCATGGCGGTCGCCGTGGTGATCTTCTTCATGACTTTGATCTAG
- a CDS encoding phosphatase PAP2 family protein — protein MKYDFHQFWHETGSFVSGPFNWQTQDWLNVSLVGVGTLFALQADLTVRKEMLLDRTYFNSMEAGRVFGELYSPPVFFGAFAAYSLITNDLRARKIAYEIGQSSLYAAGIVAITKIIVGRARPSVSDSEKSFLPFRVFSLGDDYHSFPSGHTAVAFVISTVLSRNIVPLWGKILVYAPALYTATSRVYQNFHWSSDVFAGAFIGYFVAKWAVDLHERGGASIGTAASMKQSVFQPSAYLPLITIPIN, from the coding sequence TTGAAATACGATTTTCATCAATTCTGGCACGAGACCGGCTCGTTTGTATCGGGCCCATTCAACTGGCAAACGCAGGATTGGCTCAACGTAAGCTTGGTCGGTGTTGGGACGCTCTTCGCGCTCCAAGCGGATTTGACTGTGCGGAAGGAGATGCTCCTGGACCGCACCTACTTCAACTCCATGGAGGCGGGACGAGTATTTGGCGAACTCTATTCTCCGCCGGTCTTCTTCGGTGCCTTTGCTGCTTACTCATTGATCACGAATGATCTGAGAGCGAGAAAGATCGCATACGAAATCGGGCAATCCTCCTTGTATGCGGCTGGAATTGTAGCCATCACAAAAATTATCGTGGGTCGAGCTCGACCAAGTGTCTCTGACAGCGAGAAGTCGTTTCTGCCGTTCCGCGTCTTCAGCCTTGGTGATGATTATCATTCCTTCCCGAGCGGTCACACCGCAGTCGCATTCGTGATCTCCACCGTGCTATCAAGAAACATCGTGCCTCTGTGGGGAAAGATTCTGGTCTATGCACCCGCGCTATACACGGCCACGTCTCGCGTGTACCAGAATTTTCATTGGAGCTCGGATGTCTTTGCTGGAGCCTTCATCGGATACTTCGTCGCCAAGTGGGCTGTCGATCTTCACGAGCGAGGTGGCGCCAGCATCGGCACTGCCGCTTCTATGAAACAATCCGTCTTTCAGCCCTCGGCATACCTC
- a CDS encoding Nramp family divalent metal transporter, whose product MKAQVLGHSWAEPRPIDTHKSAPMWRRLFAFSGPAFLVAIGYMDPGNWATDIEAGSRFHYDLLWVILASNLVAILLQVLSSRLGVVTGRDLPQLCRERFSKPTAIFFWIVAEVAIIACDLAEVLGSAIAINLLFNIALLPAVLITGLDVLLILVLQSRGVRLLEAVILALIATMGTCYVIEIALSHPAWSQIGHGLVTPHLSNNSLFIALGILGATVMPHNLYLHSHLVQSRQVGRSFEEVRSALRYNLVDTVLALNLAFFINGAILVMAAAVFFEHGTIVTEIQQAYHTLTPLLGTTLASTAFGIALLASGQASTITGTLAGQIVMEGFLQMKMKPWLRRLLTRSLALIPAVIVIALQSGRGVEAENHAIYELLLLSQVVLSVQLSFATVPLVLFTGRKSVMGKFVSPVWLRVIAWAVVISIAGLNAYLIIHALT is encoded by the coding sequence ATGAAGGCTCAAGTCCTGGGACATAGCTGGGCCGAACCTCGCCCGATCGATACACACAAGTCGGCACCGATGTGGCGTCGGCTCTTTGCATTCTCTGGTCCAGCGTTCCTCGTCGCAATCGGATACATGGATCCAGGTAACTGGGCGACGGACATCGAGGCCGGCTCGCGCTTCCATTACGATCTCCTGTGGGTGATCCTTGCGAGCAATCTTGTCGCGATTCTGCTTCAGGTGCTTTCGAGTCGGCTTGGTGTCGTTACCGGTCGCGACCTTCCGCAGTTGTGCCGTGAGCGATTTTCAAAACCGACCGCAATCTTCTTTTGGATCGTTGCGGAGGTCGCAATTATCGCCTGCGATCTCGCGGAAGTACTTGGGAGTGCGATCGCAATCAATCTTCTCTTTAACATTGCGCTATTGCCCGCTGTCCTGATCACGGGACTCGATGTGCTGCTAATTCTCGTCCTGCAAAGCCGCGGCGTTCGATTGCTCGAAGCCGTAATCCTTGCGCTGATTGCGACAATGGGAACTTGCTATGTGATCGAGATCGCACTATCGCATCCGGCATGGTCGCAAATCGGACATGGCTTGGTCACACCTCATCTTTCGAACAATAGCCTCTTCATCGCACTCGGCATTCTGGGGGCGACGGTCATGCCGCACAATCTCTACCTGCATTCACATCTCGTGCAATCACGGCAGGTTGGCCGATCGTTCGAAGAAGTCCGTTCGGCCTTGCGCTATAACCTCGTTGACACGGTGCTCGCGCTCAATCTTGCATTCTTCATCAATGGCGCCATCCTTGTGATGGCCGCTGCCGTATTCTTCGAGCATGGCACGATCGTCACCGAGATTCAGCAAGCATACCACACACTCACTCCGCTGCTCGGGACAACGCTGGCGAGTACGGCATTCGGTATTGCGTTGCTCGCTTCGGGTCAGGCATCTACGATTACCGGTACGCTGGCCGGGCAAATCGTGATGGAGGGCTTTCTTCAAATGAAGATGAAGCCCTGGCTGCGTAGACTCCTAACGCGCAGCCTGGCACTGATTCCAGCGGTCATCGTCATCGCTCTACAAAGCGGTCGGGGTGTGGAGGCAGAGAATCACGCGATCTATGAGCTACTGCTTCTGTCGCAGGTGGTGCTTTCGGTACAACTGTCTTTCGCGACAGTCCCGCTAGTCTTGTTTACCGGACGAAAATCCGTGATGGGTAAGTTCGTTAGCCCAGTTTGGCTGCGCGTCATTGCCTGGGCTGTTGTCATTTCGATCGCCGGACTCAATGCATACCTGATTATTCATGCTTTAACTTGA
- a CDS encoding metal-dependent transcriptional regulator, translating into MHTPSIEDYLKAIYKAGSIGEISSRDIAERVGVSAPAVSKMLRRLVELKLVRIHSRSGIHLTPFGQRTALQTIRKHRLLELFLVRELGYQWDEVHDEAERLEHHISPLFEERIAEKLGHPDFDPHGDPIPNAEGLMPSVEEVPLPTAEVGSHFIITRLVDGDPKLLQYAASLSLKPGETIEFHGRQPFGGPYNIFVKGEPVALAPDAAGQIFGRQVSAR; encoded by the coding sequence ATGCACACCCCATCCATCGAAGACTATCTCAAGGCGATATACAAGGCCGGCTCCATCGGCGAAATTTCATCGCGCGATATTGCTGAGCGGGTCGGCGTAAGCGCTCCGGCTGTGAGTAAGATGCTGCGGCGTCTTGTCGAATTGAAGCTCGTGCGCATTCATTCGCGCAGCGGCATTCACCTCACGCCGTTCGGACAGCGTACCGCTCTTCAGACCATCCGGAAGCACCGTCTGCTCGAGCTGTTTCTCGTCCGCGAACTTGGATATCAATGGGACGAAGTGCATGATGAGGCCGAGCGGCTTGAGCACCACATCAGCCCTCTCTTCGAAGAGCGCATTGCGGAAAAGCTGGGTCATCCGGATTTCGATCCGCATGGAGATCCCATCCCGAATGCCGAGGGACTCATGCCGAGCGTCGAGGAAGTCCCGCTGCCGACTGCGGAAGTTGGATCGCACTTCATCATTACTCGATTGGTCGATGGCGATCCCAAACTGCTGCAGTATGCAGCAAGTCTCTCGCTAAAGCCCGGCGAGACTATCGAATTTCATGGACGTCAGCCATTTGGCGGACCCTATAACATTTTTGTAAAGGGCGAGCCAGTCGCGCTGGCACCGGATGCCGCCGGGCAAATTTTCGGAAGACAGGTCAGCGCGCGATGA